Proteins found in one Parcubacteria group bacterium genomic segment:
- a CDS encoding glycosyltransferase family 1 protein, whose protein sequence is MKIGIDGSRAFLLQRTGIEEYSYQVIRQLRDRLKEHQVVLYLRSYQEVDFSLPSNWQIKKIHCPRLWTQIGLSLEMFFHPIDVLFIPAHTAPLIHPKKTIVTIHGLEYEIMPEAYSFFERLYMRYSIKNSCRWAKKIISVSKNTKRDLMNLYEVPEEKINIVYEGYEDRTGELNLENDQEEKKLQPYLLFIGRLEKRKNITGIIEAYDLFKKQTGAKHKLVLGGKFSYGEEEIKKRIAESEYKTDIIITGFVKDARKWQLFKNAEVFLFPTLYEGFGLPVLEAQSQGVPVITSNSSSLPEVADGSAFLVDPAEPKMIADAITTLVQNEKMAKEMVRKGYENIKRFSWKNCADLIATVLTE, encoded by the coding sequence ATGAAAATCGGCATCGATGGCTCACGGGCTTTTTTATTGCAAAGAACGGGAATTGAGGAATATTCCTATCAAGTGATCAGGCAGTTGCGAGACAGATTGAAAGAACATCAAGTCGTTTTATATCTGCGCAGCTACCAAGAGGTGGATTTTTCGTTACCTTCTAATTGGCAGATCAAAAAAATCCATTGTCCGCGGCTATGGACTCAGATCGGGCTCTCGCTGGAAATGTTTTTTCATCCGATTGACGTCCTGTTTATCCCGGCGCATACGGCTCCGCTGATCCATCCGAAAAAAACCATCGTAACCATCCATGGTCTAGAATATGAGATTATGCCGGAAGCATATTCTTTTTTTGAACGGCTATATATGCGCTATTCGATCAAGAATTCTTGCCGCTGGGCGAAAAAAATCATCAGTGTTTCCAAGAACACTAAGCGCGATCTGATGAATCTCTATGAAGTTCCGGAGGAAAAGATCAATATTGTCTATGAAGGCTATGAAGATAGGACCGGTGAGTTGAATCTGGAAAATGATCAGGAAGAAAAAAAATTGCAACCTTATCTATTATTTATCGGGCGCCTAGAAAAGCGTAAAAATATCACAGGAATCATTGAGGCATATGATCTGTTCAAAAAGCAGACTGGCGCAAAACACAAATTAGTCTTGGGAGGAAAGTTTAGCTATGGCGAAGAGGAGATTAAAAAACGAATCGCAGAGTCGGAATATAAAACGGACATTATTATTACTGGTTTTGTAAAAGACGCGCGGAAATGGCAGTTGTTCAAAAACGCCGAGGTATTTCTATTTCCGACGCTCTATGAAGGCTTTGGGTTGCCTGTGCTGGAAGCACAAAGCCAGGGTGTACCGGTCATCACTTCCAATTCTTCCTCATTGCCGGAAGTGGCTGATGGCAGTGCTTTTTTGGTCGATCCAGCGGAGCCAAAAATGATTGCTGACGCTATCACAACATTGGTCCAGAATGAAAAAATGGCCAAAGAAATGGTCAGAAAAGGCTACGAAAACATCAAACGCTTCAGCTGGAAAAACTGCGCAGATCTGATTGCGACGGTTTTGACAGAGTAA
- a CDS encoding glycosyltransferase gives MTETKNLKIAIVHDFLVEFGGAERVLKSIAEIFPSAPIYTLFAERENFPQWLKEKKVETSFLQKLPKFLLRRKKWLLLFLPVAPETFNLRDFDLVISSSGAWSKGIVTRLDTIHVAYLHSPMRFVWDMNGEYLRQQKKNRAVNFFTRFILNYIRMWDFAAADRPEFLIANSHYTKERIKKYYNREASVIYPPVSINTTSETEAKEKKYFLVVSRLSAYKKVDAIIEAFNKLELPLVIVGTGDQEKYLKSIAGKNIKFLGFQPDEKLPKIYAGARAFVFSALDDFGIAPVEAMLCGVPVLALRKGGIREIVQEGKTGEFFDSATPELIADCVRRFRENEVSYDREIIKASAQKFSEERFKRELSEFIESKIG, from the coding sequence ATGACCGAAACAAAAAACCTCAAAATTGCCATCGTCCATGATTTCTTGGTGGAATTTGGCGGAGCGGAACGAGTTTTGAAATCTATTGCGGAAATATTTCCTTCGGCGCCAATCTATACCTTGTTCGCAGAAAGAGAAAATTTCCCCCAGTGGCTCAAAGAGAAAAAAGTGGAAACTTCTTTTTTGCAAAAACTGCCAAAGTTTTTGCTTCGCCGGAAAAAATGGTTGCTGTTGTTTTTGCCGGTGGCGCCGGAAACTTTCAATCTGCGCGACTTTGATTTGGTCATTTCCAGTTCCGGTGCGTGGTCCAAGGGCATTGTGACGCGTCTGGACACGATTCACGTGGCCTATCTCCACAGCCCGATGCGCTTTGTCTGGGATATGAATGGGGAATATTTACGCCAGCAGAAAAAGAACCGAGCGGTCAATTTTTTTACACGTTTCATCTTGAACTACATCCGGATGTGGGATTTTGCCGCCGCCGACCGACCGGAATTTTTGATTGCCAATTCGCACTATACCAAAGAACGGATTAAGAAATATTATAACCGGGAAGCTAGTGTAATCTATCCACCAGTTTCCATTAACACAACTAGCGAAACTGAGGCGAAAGAAAAAAAATATTTTCTGGTTGTGTCGCGTCTTTCGGCTTATAAAAAAGTTGACGCAATAATCGAAGCGTTTAATAAACTGGAATTGCCACTGGTGATAGTTGGGACGGGCGATCAGGAAAAATATTTAAAATCGATTGCAGGAAAGAATATCAAATTTCTCGGTTTTCAGCCGGATGAAAAATTGCCCAAGATTTATGCCGGCGCACGGGCGTTTGTTTTTTCCGCATTGGATGATTTTGGGATCGCCCCAGTGGAGGCGATGTTATGTGGTGTGCCGGTATTGGCGCTTAGAAAGGGCGGAATAAGAGAGATTGTCCAAGAGGGAAAAACTGGAGAATTTTTCGACTCGGCAACCCCAGAATTGATTGCCGATTGCGTGCGCCGTTTTCGGGAAAATGAAGTTAGCTATGACAGGGAAATAATTAAGGCAAGCGCGCAAAAGTTTAGCGAGGAGCGGTTCAAAAGGGAATTGAGCGAGTTTATCGAAAGCAAAATTGGCTAG